The following are from one region of the Hippocampus zosterae strain Florida chromosome 9, ASM2543408v3, whole genome shotgun sequence genome:
- the ppfia4 gene encoding liprin-alpha-4 isoform X4: MMCEVMPTISEGDSAGPPRGAGSVPNGSEQEANFEQLMVNMLDERDKLLESLRETQETLIQSQTKLQGALHERDVLQRQINAALPQEFATLTKELNICREQLLEKEEEISELKAERNNTRLLLEHLECLVSRHERSLRMTVVKRQPPPPSGVSSEVEVLKALKSLFEHHKALDEKVRERLRVALERVSTLEGQLSATTQELSMVRQRKDGDSAERADGSKPPWKRLPNGSIDVHDDGSRVSELQELLDRTTKELSQTREHSASLNGRVAELEAELASARRELSRSEELSIKQQRDQREREDMEERITTLEKRYLAAQRETTHIHDLNDKLENELATKDSLHRQSEEKVRQLQEMLEMAEQRLAQTMRKAETLPEVEAELAQRVAALSKAEERHGNVEERLRQLESQLEEKNQELGRARQREKMNEEHNKRLSDTVDRLLTESNERLQLHLKERMAALEDKNSLIQDLENCQKQLEEFHHTRERLIGEIEKLRNEIDHLKRRSGAFGDGSSSHPRSHLGSASDLRFSVVEGQDGHYSTTVIRRAQKGRLSALRDDPNKVCGMFEQDYPSLRGSVSHLLGSDIEVESDLDDDVSSAMLSPSGQSDAQTLALMLQEQLDAINEEIRMIQVERESADLRSDEIESRMNSGSMDGLNVTLRPRALPTSATAQSLASSSSPPTSGHSTPKHHARNTSHHLGIMTLPSDLRKHRRKVASPVEVDKATIKCETSPPSSPRSLRLETNFAQFTGSLEDGRGKQKKGIKSSIGRLFGKKEKGGRMEPTRDFARDGQPLAALTDFDMAIGDTMTLGKLGTQAERDRRMKKKHELLEDARKRGLAFAQWDGPTVVSWLELWVGMPAWYVAACRANVKSGAIMSALSDTEIQREIGISNPLHRLKLRLAIQEMVSLTSPSAPLTSRTANEEGSWAQTLAYGDMNHEWIGNEWLPSLGLPQYRSYFMECLVDARMLDHLTKKDLRSHLKMVDSFHRASLQYGIMCLKRLNYDRKELERRREDSQHDMKDVLVWTNEQVIHWVQSIGLREYSGNLLESGVHGALLSLDETFDYSSLALILQIPMQNTQARQVLDREFNNLLALGTDRRLEESGDDKSFRRSPSWRKRFRAREGGAGLGMMAGSMETLPAGFRMPSMSMPPSMNLMPKKQLQPEAPPPASPRLDPSTVRTYSC, translated from the exons gAGTTTGCCACCCTCACCAAGGAGCTGAACATATGTCGAGAGCAGCTGCTGGAGAAAGAGGAAGAAATATCGGAGCTGAAAGCCGAAAGGAACAACACCAGG ttgctTCTGGAGCACCTGGAGTGTTTGGTGTCTCGTCACGAGCGCAGTCTCAGGATGACGGTTGTGAAGAGGCAGCCCCCCCCACCATCTGGAGTCTCCAGTGAGGTCGAGGTCCTCAAAGCCCTCAAGTCCTTGTTTGAACATCACAAGGCTCTGGATGAAAAG GTGCGTGAGAGGCTTCGCGTGGCTCTGGAGAGGGTATCCACCCTGGAGGGACAGCTGTCAGCTACCACACAAGAG CTGAGCATGGTGAGACAAAGGAAGGATGGCGACTCGGCGGAGCGAGCAGATGGATCCAAACCTCCATGGAAG AGACTTCCCAACGGCTCCATAGATGTTCATGATGACGGCAGCCGTGTGTCTGAGCTTCAAGAGCTGCTGGACAGAACGACTAAGGAGCTCTCTCAGACCCGCGAGCACTCCGCCTCTCTTAACGGTCGTGTGGCCGAGCTGGAGGCCGAGTTGGCGAGTGCCCGGCGAGAGCTGAGTCGCAGCGaggagctgtcaatcaaacagcAGAGGGACCAGAGAGAG AGGGAAGACATGGAGGAAAGAATAACAACGTTGGAAAAACGTTACCTTGCCGCCCAGCGAGAAACCACACATATCCACGACCTCAATGACAAGCTGGAGAACGAACTGGCCACCAAGGACTCCCTGCACAGACAG AGCGAAGAGAAGGTGCGCCAGCTGCAGGAGATGCTGGAGATGGCTGAGCAGAGGTTGGCTCAAACCATGAGAAAGGCTGAGACGCTGCCAGAGGTGGAGGCTGAGTTGGCACAGCGAGTAGCCGCACTGTCCAAg GCTGAGGAGCGTCATGGCAACGTGGAGGAGCGGCTCAGACAGCTGGAATCGCAACTGGAGGAGAAGAACCAAGAACTAGGAAgg GCTCGTCAGCGggagaagatgaatgaagaacACAACAAGCGTTTATCCGACACCGTGGACCGTCTGCTCACTGAGTCCAATGAGCGGCTGCAGCTCCATTTGAAGGAACGCATGGCTGCGCTGGAGGACAAG AACTCTCTTATACAAGATCTCGAGAACTGTCAGAAACAGCTGGAAGAATTCCATCACACACGG GAACGTCTGATTGGCGAGATTGAGAAACTGAGGAACGAGATTGACCATTTGAAACGTCGCAGTGGGGCATTTGGAGATGGAAGTTCAAGTCACCCTCG GTCTCATTTGGGCAGTGCAAGTGACCTTCGCTTCTCTGTGGTGGAGGGCCAAGATGGCCACTACAGCACAACCGTAATCAGGCGGGCACAAAAGGGAAGACTCTCAGCGCTTCGAGATGATCCAAACAAG GTTTGCGGCATGTTCGAACAGGACTACCCTTCGCTGCGAGGGAGCGTCAGCCACCTCCTCGGCAGCGACATCGAGGTCGAGTCTGACCTAGACGATGACGTTAGCTCGGCCATGCTCTCCCCAAGCGGTCAATCGGACGCACAAACTCTTGCTTTGATGCTGCAGGAGCAGCTTGATGCCATCAATGAAGAGATAAG GATGATCCAGGTGGAGAGAGAGTCGGCTGACCTGCGCTCGGATGAGATTGAGTCCCGCATGAACAGCGGCAGCATGGATGGACTCAACGTGACGCTTCGACCACGGGCGCTACCCACGTCGGCCACGGCCCAATCCTTGGCGTCATCCTCCTCGCCGCCTACCAGCGGCCACTCGACGCCTAAACACCACGCGCGTAACACCAGCCACCATCTCGGAATCATGACTCTG CCAAGCGACTTGAGGAAACACCGGAGGAAAGTTGCA TCACCAGTGGAGGTGGACAAGGCGACGATCAAGTGCGAGACGTCGCCTCCTTCCTCACCGCGCAGTTTACGTCTGGAAACCAATTTCGCCCAGTTCACGGGCAGTCTGGAAGACGGACGAGG AAAGCAGAAGAAAGGTATTAAGTCATCTATTGGCCGATTGTTTGGCAAGAAGGAGAAAGGAGGTCGAATGGAGCCGACCAGGGATTTTGCCAGGGATGGACAACCACTAGCAGCGTTAACAG ACTTTGACATGGCTATTGGAGACACGATGACTCTGGGCAAACTGGGCACCCAAGCGGAGAGAGATCGCCGGATGAAGAAAAA ACACGAGCTACTGGAAGACGCCAGGAAGAGAGGCTTAGCATTTGCGCAGTGGGACGGCCCAACTGTTGTCTCCTGGCTGGAG TTGTGGGTGGGCATGCCGGCCTGGTACGTGGCAGCGTGCCGCGCTAACGTGAAGAGCGGCGCCATCATGTCGGCCCTGTCTGACACGGAGATCCAGAGGGAGATCGGCATCAGTAACCCGCTGCATCGACTCAAACTGCGCTTGGCCATCCAGGAGATGGTTTCCCTTACCAGCCCTTCTGCACCTCTGACTTCCAGAACG GCGAATGAGGAGGGCAGCTGGGCGCAG ACGCTGGCATATGGGGACATGAATCACGAGTGGATAGGGAACGAGTGGTTGCCAAGCCTTGGCCTGCCTCAGTACCGCTCTTATTTCATGGAGTGTCTGGTGGACGCACGCATGCTGGACCACCTGACCAAAAAAGACCTGAGGAGCCACCTCAAGATGGTGGACAGCTTCCACAG GGCGAGTCTGCAGTATGGAATCATGTGCTTGAAGAGACTCAATTATGACAGGAAAGAATTGGAGCGTCGGAGAGAGGACAGCCAACATGACATGAAAG ATGTGTTGGTGTGGACCAATGAGCAAGTGATCCACTGGGTGCAGTCCATTGGTTTGAGGGAGTACAGCGGCAACCTGTTGGAGAGCGGCGTTCACGGAGCGCTCCTCTCCCTGGACGAGACCTTCGACTACAGCAGCCTGGCCCTCATCCTGCAGATTCCCATGCAGAACACCCAG gCCCGCCAGGTGCTGGACAGGGAGTTCAACAACCTGTTAGCCTTGGGGACCGACCGACGACTCGAGGAG AGCGGAGATGACAAATCTTTTCGCCGCTCTCCGTCGTGGCGGAAGAGGTTTCGTGCCCgagagggaggggcggggctgggGATGATGGCGGGCTCCATGGAAACGCTACCCGCTGGCTTCCGCATGCCCTCTATGTCCATGCCGCCCTCCATGAACCTCATGCCTAAGAAGCAGCTGCAGCCTGAAG CTCCGCCCCCGGCGTCCCCGAGGCTTGACCCCTCGACAGTGCGGACCTACTCATGCTAA
- the ppfia4 gene encoding liprin-alpha-4 isoform X2, with amino-acid sequence MMCEVMPTISEGDSAGPPRGAGSVPNGSEQEANFEQLMVNMLDERDKLLESLRETQETLIQSQTKLQGALHERDVLQRQINAALPQEFATLTKELNICREQLLEKEEEISELKAERNNTRLLLEHLECLVSRHERSLRMTVVKRQPPPPSGVSSEVEVLKALKSLFEHHKALDEKVRERLRVALERVSTLEGQLSATTQELSMVRQRKDGDSAERADGSKPPWKRLPNGSIDVHDDGSRVSELQELLDRTTKELSQTREHSASLNGRVAELEAELASARRELSRSEELSIKQQRDQREREDMEERITTLEKRYLAAQRETTHIHDLNDKLENELATKDSLHRQSEEKVRQLQEMLEMAEQRLAQTMRKAETLPEVEAELAQRVAALSKAEERHGNVEERLRQLESQLEEKNQELGRARQREKMNEEHNKRLSDTVDRLLTESNERLQLHLKERMAALEDKNSLIQDLENCQKQLEEFHHTRERLIGEIEKLRNEIDHLKRRSGAFGDGSSSHPRSHLGSASDLRFSVVEGQDGHYSTTVIRRAQKGRLSALRDDPNKDYPSLRGSVSHLLGSDIEVESDLDDDVSSAMLSPSGQSDAQTLALMLQEQLDAINEEIRMIQVERESADLRSDEIESRMNSGSMDGLNVTLRPRALPTSATAQSLASSSSPPTSGHSTPKHHARNTSHHLGIMTLPSDLRKHRRKVASPVEVDKATIKCETSPPSSPRSLRLETNFAQFTGSLEDGRGKQKKGIKSSIGRLFGKKEKGGRMEPTRDFARDGQPLAALTDFDMAIGDTMTLGKLGTQAERDRRMKKKHELLEDARKRGLAFAQWDGPTVVSWLELWVGMPAWYVAACRANVKSGAIMSALSDTEIQREIGISNPLHRLKLRLAIQEMVSLTSPSAPLTSRTSSGNVWVTHEEMENLASSTKAANEEGSWAQTLAYGDMNHEWIGNEWLPSLGLPQYRSYFMECLVDARMLDHLTKKDLRSHLKMVDSFHRASLQYGIMCLKRLNYDRKELERRREDSQHDMKDVLVWTNEQVIHWVQSIGLREYSGNLLESGVHGALLSLDETFDYSSLALILQIPMQNTQARQVLDREFNNLLALGTDRRLEESGDDKSFRRSPSWRKRFRAREGGAGLGMMAGSMETLPAGFRMPSMSMPPSMNLMPKKQLQPEAPPPASPRLDPSTVRTYSC; translated from the exons gAGTTTGCCACCCTCACCAAGGAGCTGAACATATGTCGAGAGCAGCTGCTGGAGAAAGAGGAAGAAATATCGGAGCTGAAAGCCGAAAGGAACAACACCAGG ttgctTCTGGAGCACCTGGAGTGTTTGGTGTCTCGTCACGAGCGCAGTCTCAGGATGACGGTTGTGAAGAGGCAGCCCCCCCCACCATCTGGAGTCTCCAGTGAGGTCGAGGTCCTCAAAGCCCTCAAGTCCTTGTTTGAACATCACAAGGCTCTGGATGAAAAG GTGCGTGAGAGGCTTCGCGTGGCTCTGGAGAGGGTATCCACCCTGGAGGGACAGCTGTCAGCTACCACACAAGAG CTGAGCATGGTGAGACAAAGGAAGGATGGCGACTCGGCGGAGCGAGCAGATGGATCCAAACCTCCATGGAAG AGACTTCCCAACGGCTCCATAGATGTTCATGATGACGGCAGCCGTGTGTCTGAGCTTCAAGAGCTGCTGGACAGAACGACTAAGGAGCTCTCTCAGACCCGCGAGCACTCCGCCTCTCTTAACGGTCGTGTGGCCGAGCTGGAGGCCGAGTTGGCGAGTGCCCGGCGAGAGCTGAGTCGCAGCGaggagctgtcaatcaaacagcAGAGGGACCAGAGAGAG AGGGAAGACATGGAGGAAAGAATAACAACGTTGGAAAAACGTTACCTTGCCGCCCAGCGAGAAACCACACATATCCACGACCTCAATGACAAGCTGGAGAACGAACTGGCCACCAAGGACTCCCTGCACAGACAG AGCGAAGAGAAGGTGCGCCAGCTGCAGGAGATGCTGGAGATGGCTGAGCAGAGGTTGGCTCAAACCATGAGAAAGGCTGAGACGCTGCCAGAGGTGGAGGCTGAGTTGGCACAGCGAGTAGCCGCACTGTCCAAg GCTGAGGAGCGTCATGGCAACGTGGAGGAGCGGCTCAGACAGCTGGAATCGCAACTGGAGGAGAAGAACCAAGAACTAGGAAgg GCTCGTCAGCGggagaagatgaatgaagaacACAACAAGCGTTTATCCGACACCGTGGACCGTCTGCTCACTGAGTCCAATGAGCGGCTGCAGCTCCATTTGAAGGAACGCATGGCTGCGCTGGAGGACAAG AACTCTCTTATACAAGATCTCGAGAACTGTCAGAAACAGCTGGAAGAATTCCATCACACACGG GAACGTCTGATTGGCGAGATTGAGAAACTGAGGAACGAGATTGACCATTTGAAACGTCGCAGTGGGGCATTTGGAGATGGAAGTTCAAGTCACCCTCG GTCTCATTTGGGCAGTGCAAGTGACCTTCGCTTCTCTGTGGTGGAGGGCCAAGATGGCCACTACAGCACAACCGTAATCAGGCGGGCACAAAAGGGAAGACTCTCAGCGCTTCGAGATGATCCAAACAAG GACTACCCTTCGCTGCGAGGGAGCGTCAGCCACCTCCTCGGCAGCGACATCGAGGTCGAGTCTGACCTAGACGATGACGTTAGCTCGGCCATGCTCTCCCCAAGCGGTCAATCGGACGCACAAACTCTTGCTTTGATGCTGCAGGAGCAGCTTGATGCCATCAATGAAGAGATAAG GATGATCCAGGTGGAGAGAGAGTCGGCTGACCTGCGCTCGGATGAGATTGAGTCCCGCATGAACAGCGGCAGCATGGATGGACTCAACGTGACGCTTCGACCACGGGCGCTACCCACGTCGGCCACGGCCCAATCCTTGGCGTCATCCTCCTCGCCGCCTACCAGCGGCCACTCGACGCCTAAACACCACGCGCGTAACACCAGCCACCATCTCGGAATCATGACTCTG CCAAGCGACTTGAGGAAACACCGGAGGAAAGTTGCA TCACCAGTGGAGGTGGACAAGGCGACGATCAAGTGCGAGACGTCGCCTCCTTCCTCACCGCGCAGTTTACGTCTGGAAACCAATTTCGCCCAGTTCACGGGCAGTCTGGAAGACGGACGAGG AAAGCAGAAGAAAGGTATTAAGTCATCTATTGGCCGATTGTTTGGCAAGAAGGAGAAAGGAGGTCGAATGGAGCCGACCAGGGATTTTGCCAGGGATGGACAACCACTAGCAGCGTTAACAG ACTTTGACATGGCTATTGGAGACACGATGACTCTGGGCAAACTGGGCACCCAAGCGGAGAGAGATCGCCGGATGAAGAAAAA ACACGAGCTACTGGAAGACGCCAGGAAGAGAGGCTTAGCATTTGCGCAGTGGGACGGCCCAACTGTTGTCTCCTGGCTGGAG TTGTGGGTGGGCATGCCGGCCTGGTACGTGGCAGCGTGCCGCGCTAACGTGAAGAGCGGCGCCATCATGTCGGCCCTGTCTGACACGGAGATCCAGAGGGAGATCGGCATCAGTAACCCGCTGCATCGACTCAAACTGCGCTTGGCCATCCAGGAGATGGTTTCCCTTACCAGCCCTTCTGCACCTCTGACTTCCAGAACG TCCTCCGGAAATGTGTGGGTGACTCATGAAGAGATGGAGAACCTGGCTTCATCCACAAAAGCG GCGAATGAGGAGGGCAGCTGGGCGCAG ACGCTGGCATATGGGGACATGAATCACGAGTGGATAGGGAACGAGTGGTTGCCAAGCCTTGGCCTGCCTCAGTACCGCTCTTATTTCATGGAGTGTCTGGTGGACGCACGCATGCTGGACCACCTGACCAAAAAAGACCTGAGGAGCCACCTCAAGATGGTGGACAGCTTCCACAG GGCGAGTCTGCAGTATGGAATCATGTGCTTGAAGAGACTCAATTATGACAGGAAAGAATTGGAGCGTCGGAGAGAGGACAGCCAACATGACATGAAAG ATGTGTTGGTGTGGACCAATGAGCAAGTGATCCACTGGGTGCAGTCCATTGGTTTGAGGGAGTACAGCGGCAACCTGTTGGAGAGCGGCGTTCACGGAGCGCTCCTCTCCCTGGACGAGACCTTCGACTACAGCAGCCTGGCCCTCATCCTGCAGATTCCCATGCAGAACACCCAG gCCCGCCAGGTGCTGGACAGGGAGTTCAACAACCTGTTAGCCTTGGGGACCGACCGACGACTCGAGGAG AGCGGAGATGACAAATCTTTTCGCCGCTCTCCGTCGTGGCGGAAGAGGTTTCGTGCCCgagagggaggggcggggctgggGATGATGGCGGGCTCCATGGAAACGCTACCCGCTGGCTTCCGCATGCCCTCTATGTCCATGCCGCCCTCCATGAACCTCATGCCTAAGAAGCAGCTGCAGCCTGAAG CTCCGCCCCCGGCGTCCCCGAGGCTTGACCCCTCGACAGTGCGGACCTACTCATGCTAA
- the ppfia4 gene encoding liprin-alpha-4 isoform X7 yields the protein MMCEVMPTISEGDSAGPPRGAGSVPNGSEQEANFEQLMVNMLDERDKLLESLRETQETLIQSQTKLQGALHERDVLQRQINAALPQEFATLTKELNICREQLLEKEEEISELKAERNNTRLLLEHLECLVSRHERSLRMTVVKRQPPPPSGVSSEVEVLKALKSLFEHHKALDEKVRERLRVALERVSTLEGQLSATTQELSMVRQRKDGDSAERADGSKPPWKRLPNGSIDVHDDGSRVSELQELLDRTTKELSQTREHSASLNGRVAELEAELASARRELSRSEELSIKQQRDQREREDMEERITTLEKRYLAAQRETTHIHDLNDKLENELATKDSLHRQSEEKVRQLQEMLEMAEQRLAQTMRKAETLPEVEAELAQRVAALSKAEERHGNVEERLRQLESQLEEKNQELGRARQREKMNEEHNKRLSDTVDRLLTESNERLQLHLKERMAALEDKNSLIQDLENCQKQLEEFHHTRERLIGEIEKLRNEIDHLKRRSGAFGDGSSSHPRSHLGSASDLRFSVVEGQDGHYSTTVIRRAQKGRLSALRDDPNKDYPSLRGSVSHLLGSDIEVESDLDDDVSSAMLSPSGQSDAQTLALMLQEQLDAINEEIRMIQVERESADLRSDEIESRMNSGSMDGLNVTLRPRALPTSATAQSLASSSSPPTSGHSTPKHHARNTSHHLGIMTLPSDLRKHRRKVASPVEVDKATIKCETSPPSSPRSLRLETNFAQFTGSLEDGRGKQKKGIKSSIGRLFGKKEKGGRMEPTRDFARDGQPLAALTDFDMAIGDTMTLGKLGTQAERDRRMKKKHELLEDARKRGLAFAQWDGPTVVSWLELWVGMPAWYVAACRANVKSGAIMSALSDTEIQREIGISNPLHRLKLRLAIQEMVSLTSPSAPLTSRTSSGNVWVTHEEMENLASSTKATLAYGDMNHEWIGNEWLPSLGLPQYRSYFMECLVDARMLDHLTKKDLRSHLKMVDSFHRASLQYGIMCLKRLNYDRKELERRREDSQHDMKDVLVWTNEQVIHWVQSIGLREYSGNLLESGVHGALLSLDETFDYSSLALILQIPMQNTQARQVLDREFNNLLALGTDRRLEESGDDKSFRRSPSWRKRFRAREGGAGLGMMAGSMETLPAGFRMPSMSMPPSMNLMPKKQLQPEAPPPASPRLDPSTVRTYSC from the exons gAGTTTGCCACCCTCACCAAGGAGCTGAACATATGTCGAGAGCAGCTGCTGGAGAAAGAGGAAGAAATATCGGAGCTGAAAGCCGAAAGGAACAACACCAGG ttgctTCTGGAGCACCTGGAGTGTTTGGTGTCTCGTCACGAGCGCAGTCTCAGGATGACGGTTGTGAAGAGGCAGCCCCCCCCACCATCTGGAGTCTCCAGTGAGGTCGAGGTCCTCAAAGCCCTCAAGTCCTTGTTTGAACATCACAAGGCTCTGGATGAAAAG GTGCGTGAGAGGCTTCGCGTGGCTCTGGAGAGGGTATCCACCCTGGAGGGACAGCTGTCAGCTACCACACAAGAG CTGAGCATGGTGAGACAAAGGAAGGATGGCGACTCGGCGGAGCGAGCAGATGGATCCAAACCTCCATGGAAG AGACTTCCCAACGGCTCCATAGATGTTCATGATGACGGCAGCCGTGTGTCTGAGCTTCAAGAGCTGCTGGACAGAACGACTAAGGAGCTCTCTCAGACCCGCGAGCACTCCGCCTCTCTTAACGGTCGTGTGGCCGAGCTGGAGGCCGAGTTGGCGAGTGCCCGGCGAGAGCTGAGTCGCAGCGaggagctgtcaatcaaacagcAGAGGGACCAGAGAGAG AGGGAAGACATGGAGGAAAGAATAACAACGTTGGAAAAACGTTACCTTGCCGCCCAGCGAGAAACCACACATATCCACGACCTCAATGACAAGCTGGAGAACGAACTGGCCACCAAGGACTCCCTGCACAGACAG AGCGAAGAGAAGGTGCGCCAGCTGCAGGAGATGCTGGAGATGGCTGAGCAGAGGTTGGCTCAAACCATGAGAAAGGCTGAGACGCTGCCAGAGGTGGAGGCTGAGTTGGCACAGCGAGTAGCCGCACTGTCCAAg GCTGAGGAGCGTCATGGCAACGTGGAGGAGCGGCTCAGACAGCTGGAATCGCAACTGGAGGAGAAGAACCAAGAACTAGGAAgg GCTCGTCAGCGggagaagatgaatgaagaacACAACAAGCGTTTATCCGACACCGTGGACCGTCTGCTCACTGAGTCCAATGAGCGGCTGCAGCTCCATTTGAAGGAACGCATGGCTGCGCTGGAGGACAAG AACTCTCTTATACAAGATCTCGAGAACTGTCAGAAACAGCTGGAAGAATTCCATCACACACGG GAACGTCTGATTGGCGAGATTGAGAAACTGAGGAACGAGATTGACCATTTGAAACGTCGCAGTGGGGCATTTGGAGATGGAAGTTCAAGTCACCCTCG GTCTCATTTGGGCAGTGCAAGTGACCTTCGCTTCTCTGTGGTGGAGGGCCAAGATGGCCACTACAGCACAACCGTAATCAGGCGGGCACAAAAGGGAAGACTCTCAGCGCTTCGAGATGATCCAAACAAG GACTACCCTTCGCTGCGAGGGAGCGTCAGCCACCTCCTCGGCAGCGACATCGAGGTCGAGTCTGACCTAGACGATGACGTTAGCTCGGCCATGCTCTCCCCAAGCGGTCAATCGGACGCACAAACTCTTGCTTTGATGCTGCAGGAGCAGCTTGATGCCATCAATGAAGAGATAAG GATGATCCAGGTGGAGAGAGAGTCGGCTGACCTGCGCTCGGATGAGATTGAGTCCCGCATGAACAGCGGCAGCATGGATGGACTCAACGTGACGCTTCGACCACGGGCGCTACCCACGTCGGCCACGGCCCAATCCTTGGCGTCATCCTCCTCGCCGCCTACCAGCGGCCACTCGACGCCTAAACACCACGCGCGTAACACCAGCCACCATCTCGGAATCATGACTCTG CCAAGCGACTTGAGGAAACACCGGAGGAAAGTTGCA TCACCAGTGGAGGTGGACAAGGCGACGATCAAGTGCGAGACGTCGCCTCCTTCCTCACCGCGCAGTTTACGTCTGGAAACCAATTTCGCCCAGTTCACGGGCAGTCTGGAAGACGGACGAGG AAAGCAGAAGAAAGGTATTAAGTCATCTATTGGCCGATTGTTTGGCAAGAAGGAGAAAGGAGGTCGAATGGAGCCGACCAGGGATTTTGCCAGGGATGGACAACCACTAGCAGCGTTAACAG ACTTTGACATGGCTATTGGAGACACGATGACTCTGGGCAAACTGGGCACCCAAGCGGAGAGAGATCGCCGGATGAAGAAAAA ACACGAGCTACTGGAAGACGCCAGGAAGAGAGGCTTAGCATTTGCGCAGTGGGACGGCCCAACTGTTGTCTCCTGGCTGGAG TTGTGGGTGGGCATGCCGGCCTGGTACGTGGCAGCGTGCCGCGCTAACGTGAAGAGCGGCGCCATCATGTCGGCCCTGTCTGACACGGAGATCCAGAGGGAGATCGGCATCAGTAACCCGCTGCATCGACTCAAACTGCGCTTGGCCATCCAGGAGATGGTTTCCCTTACCAGCCCTTCTGCACCTCTGACTTCCAGAACG TCCTCCGGAAATGTGTGGGTGACTCATGAAGAGATGGAGAACCTGGCTTCATCCACAAAAGCG ACGCTGGCATATGGGGACATGAATCACGAGTGGATAGGGAACGAGTGGTTGCCAAGCCTTGGCCTGCCTCAGTACCGCTCTTATTTCATGGAGTGTCTGGTGGACGCACGCATGCTGGACCACCTGACCAAAAAAGACCTGAGGAGCCACCTCAAGATGGTGGACAGCTTCCACAG GGCGAGTCTGCAGTATGGAATCATGTGCTTGAAGAGACTCAATTATGACAGGAAAGAATTGGAGCGTCGGAGAGAGGACAGCCAACATGACATGAAAG ATGTGTTGGTGTGGACCAATGAGCAAGTGATCCACTGGGTGCAGTCCATTGGTTTGAGGGAGTACAGCGGCAACCTGTTGGAGAGCGGCGTTCACGGAGCGCTCCTCTCCCTGGACGAGACCTTCGACTACAGCAGCCTGGCCCTCATCCTGCAGATTCCCATGCAGAACACCCAG gCCCGCCAGGTGCTGGACAGGGAGTTCAACAACCTGTTAGCCTTGGGGACCGACCGACGACTCGAGGAG AGCGGAGATGACAAATCTTTTCGCCGCTCTCCGTCGTGGCGGAAGAGGTTTCGTGCCCgagagggaggggcggggctgggGATGATGGCGGGCTCCATGGAAACGCTACCCGCTGGCTTCCGCATGCCCTCTATGTCCATGCCGCCCTCCATGAACCTCATGCCTAAGAAGCAGCTGCAGCCTGAAG CTCCGCCCCCGGCGTCCCCGAGGCTTGACCCCTCGACAGTGCGGACCTACTCATGCTAA